In bacterium, the DNA window ATCCCGCCCGCCGCCTTCACTCCCACGCCCACGGGTTTCGCCAGCCGCGACAGCAACCGCACGTCCTCCACCGTCGCGCCGCCCGGTCCGAATCCGGTGGACGTCTTGACGAATTGCGCGCCCGCCTCAAAGCACAGCACGCACGCGCGCTTTTTCTCGTCATCGTCCAGCAGTGCGCATTCCATAATCACCTTCAGAATCGCTCCGCCTTCGCGACAGGTTTCGGCGACGCGGGCAATATCCTCGCGAACCCATACGTCCTGCCCGGCTTTCAGCCCACCGATCCACAGGACCATGTCAATTTCGGTCGCACCGAGGCGAATCGCCTCGCGCGCTTCCGCCACTTTGTTCGCCGTCGTCGCCGCTCCCAGCGGGAATCCCACCACCGTGCACGATTTTACGTCCGTATCTTCCAGCAAATGGCTGACGACGCTCACGTACACCGGGTTGACGCACACCGACGCGAAGCGGTATTCCATCGCCTCGCGGCATAATGCCTCGATTTGCGCCGGAGTCGTTTCCGCCTTGAGCGCGGTATGATCAATCATGGCCGCCAGTTCGGAAAGCGTCATGCCAGATTCCCCGCCTGTACTCTCCCTTCTATCGCCGTCAGAACGTCATCATAGGAATCGGTGAACTTTTTCACGCCATCTTCGATCAAGTCCTCCGTGATCTTCTGCAAATCCACGCCCGCATGAGTAATTCGCTCGAAAGTCTCTTCGGCGGTCTTCAGATTCTCAACGAGTCTGCCGGAGGGACGTCCGTGATCCTTCCATGCATCCAGAGTAACCGGTGGCAGCGTGTTGACCGTGTGTTTCGCCACCAATTCCTCGATGTACAGGACGTCGCTGTAGGCCGGGTCTTTCGTTGAAGTGCTGGCCCACAGCGGCCGCTGTACGCGCGCGCCGCGCTCGGCTAGCGCCTTCCAACGCGAGGAAGCGGTCACTTCCAAGAAGTGGCGGTAGGCGATGCAGGCGTTCGCGACGGCAGCCTTGCCGATCAGTTTACTCTGACCTTTGGCAAGAAGCTGCTTGTCGGCGGCGGTATCTACACGGCTGACGAAGAAGCTGGCC includes these proteins:
- the deoC gene encoding deoxyribose-phosphate aldolase gives rise to the protein MIDHTALKAETTPAQIEALCREAMEYRFASVCVNPVYVSVVSHLLEDTDVKSCTVVGFPLGAATTANKVAEAREAIRLGATEIDMVLWIGGLKAGQDVWVREDIARVAETCREGGAILKVIMECALLDDDEKKRACVLCFEAGAQFVKTSTGFGPGGATVEDVRLLSRLAKPVGVGVKAAGG